The genome window GAACTAAATTCCAGCCTTTTTAAAGCAGTCGTAGATGGATTAAATGTGTAgaacttcacagaaaaatgaggATTTCCCATCATCTTCACTATTGTCCTTTCAAGAGAGGTAACACAGGGAAGCCTCTCAGCTGACATGTTGTCAAACACTGTTAATATTAAATTTGACACAAAATGAATTATGAGTAGTTATATTTAAACTTTCATAACTTCGTTTAAGATAGGTCAGTATCAGTATTGTATGGATTCTGTTGCAGCTGAAATACCTCAGGATCTTTGTCGTCACTGGTTAGAGATGCAATGTTTCTAGTTCCATATGGTGGTAGAGACATTTTGAATTGTCAACTAGCTCGATGTTGTGGAAATCCATAGACAAtgtaaaatagcatttcttaaAGGTGATACTTAAAGGGGTAGTAGtaaagtttattttcacttaAGCTGTTTTAGACTTTCAGAACTTCACATTACGACAGCATAGCAGCCTTGTCTTTAGCTCTTTATGATCCTTTTGGTTATAAAGAGGAGCAGAGGTTTAGCTTTTGATAACTACTAGGTAGAGCAGCTGTCAGAGCATCACAGTAGCTTCAGTCATTCCACCTTAAcaggactgggaaaaaaatgttggatGCATATATCCATTCTAAAGGAGATTTCTTGTGGAATCTCTTCTATTCTGTTTGAAACTCTACTGAGATTAAGATGAAACTTTATGGTCTGACAGAAGGTTCCTTTTCCATCAAATGTCTTTATTGCAGTGGTCTAGTGTTTGCAGGATGGCACTTGACTAGACTAACATTCTGACCCATATTAAAGATGCTCATGGACACTGTCTTTAGTTTAAAGTGTGATAACAGACAATAAATGTTGAGGATTGGTGGTGGTTTGTCTAGAAAACCTGAAGTTTTGCTGTGCTAATGTTCAGTGTTCTTATTCAAAGCCTATTTGAAAAGCTTATGTTATTATCTACCTTTTTCTAGAAGAAAGGGTATTCTCTCTTAGGATTTATGGGTGTAGTGGCGTTCATTTTTTGTGAAGTCAtgttgttcttaaaaaaaaaaaaaaaaaaaaaaaacaaaacccaaaatccCACTTTTCTAAGTAATATTTGGTGTTGCTTTTTTGCCTTGTGCGTTGCAGTGTCTTGTTCTTATGTTAGCCACCCTCCTGCTAAGTCTTCAGAACCACATATGCAATGATATGCAAAGGGCAAGATCTATAAACAACTGTTGAAGACCTGTTTCTCAAGATCTGCATTCTTTCTTATATAGTTCTTGGTACTGGCAACGCTGGCAGTGAGCCAGTGTTTTAATATTGCagttctgcagtatttttgctAAATTATAGAGGATATTCACCTGCCCATCACATTAggattttcttcctgtgtttagGGGAACACAAACTTTTATGTActaggttgggggggggggggaagttgtGTGGGGGGATTGATTATCTCAGGGTTAACAATAAATTGAGAGGATTATGAGTAAAAAGTGCTGGCTGTTCTAGGGAGATGATTCTTACTACAGTTACCAGGGATTTCATATGCCACTATCCAGCTTTTCAGTAACTCAGAATATGAAGTATTATTTGTTTGTTAAACTGAGGCTACTGTGAATGTACTCTGTGTCTGTAGCAAGAGCTCATCTGAGAAGCATTAGCTACAGCAGCTGTTGGCAATGcgcaattttctgttttctaatgctAGTTATATGCTCTTTACAGTTTTGACCATCTTTCAGAACCATTTTCTGAAGTAGTGTTCGTTAGCAATGAAGATAAAGTTTATACAGACAAACTGAACTATTAACATAATTCAGTTGCCAAAGACCGGAATAACAACAGGGTTTATCATTTTGATTTGCAAGACATTTAATCTGTGGTACAAGCAGGCCAGCTTAGAAGCATCATTATTGACCAAAACTTATCCCATAGCTTgttaaagaaatgctttaagTATTGTTTGTGGTATCAAAAGGGACCCTTGATATACCAGAAAAGAACCCAAGAAGGTCTCAGACGTTTGGAATTACAAGTTACAGATTTCTGGAGTCTCTGAAATACCAGGAAATTGCTAATACTTGCAGAAACATATCCAGTTACTCATTCTGGTTCTCTAAAATCCTGTATTTCTTGACTCTGAAACCctttaaagtatgttttaaagAGAATACATTTAATCAATAGATGTTTAAGCTcagaaaattatatattaaaaaattatcattgACAATAAttctaataatattttaaaaaaccaaaacctcgAACGAGGCAATATAAATTGACTCTTGTTCAAAGGTGAAATGGACACTTGAATTCAACTTGGCAAACTGCAGTAAGTGTAAAAAGCTggatttcttaatttctttttttcgtCCcgtcagatttttaattttcttttttttttcagaatgtccTTTCAGATGTCCTCATTTAAATCCAGACCTGAACTAGTGATATCGGTATACTGGGGGGAGAAAAGCTAATCTATTATGTCTGTTCATCCCATGCTGTACCTGTGATACAGTGgagattgtttttatttgtggtATTAAATAGAATATGGGAAGCACTTCAggtaaaaaatgaacaaactgtcatggtttaaccccagccagcaactaagcaccatgcagctggtcactcactcccccctgatccagtgggatgggggagagaatcaaaaagaaaaaggtaaaactcatgggttgagataagaacagtttaatagaactgaaaagaagaaactaataatgataacaataataaaatgacaataataataaaagaattggaatatacaaaacaagtgatgcacagtgcaattgctcaccgctcgccgaccaatgcccagttgGTTGCTGAGCAGTGATCTTCCCCAGTCCCACTCCCCTctgtttatatactggacatgacgtcacatggtatggaatacctctttggccattttgggtcagctgccctggctgtgtcccctcccaactccttgtgcccttccagccttcttgctggctgggcatgagaagctgaaaaattcttgacttagcataaacactacttagcaacaactgaaaacatcagtgtgttatcaacattcttctcatactgaacccaaaacatagcagtataccagctactagaaagaaaattaactctatcccagccaaaaccaggacacagacaAGCCCCCAAAAAAGAGAGTATCTtatatagttatttttaaatcatgaaaatacattttcaaaatgggTCCCAACATAAATTGTTTATGTTTGACTATTGAAGTGTATTCAGTCTGTATGTCACTAACTTTGTAGTGATGTGACATTATTGAAGTAATTCAAAGCAGTTAGATGCAGTTGAAGTGAAGACTTGATGATCTTCTGTACAATGCAAATGGTATTTTGAAGTCCATAGTAGAAATGTAAAGTAACTGTGACATCAACTCTGCCAAGTCAagttttctccctctcttctacctgcttctccctttccccaaGTGACCAAAGGGCAGGTTGCAGAAATTTCCCATGTTATTTCCTTGTCCAAGCTGCTCTTTGTGGCATTATCCAGATTGAaagattatttaatttctttcagtgaattCTTGATTGCTAAACTAATACCAGTCATCTGTGTAAGTTTGTGCATATAGTTAAAAGTTCAGTGTTTCAAAACTTGTTTTACTCTACCTAAATGCTAATACATGTACAAGacagctgtcatggtttaaccccagccagcaactaagcaccacgcagctgctcactcactccccctcccccccacccagtgggatgggggagaaaatctggaaaagaagtaaaactcatgggttgagataagaacagtttaatagaacagaaaagaggaaactaataatgataacaataataaaatgacaacagtaataataaaaagattggaatgtacaaatgatgcacagtgcaattgctcaccacctgccaattgacacccagttagtccccgagcattgatccccccgcccccactccccccagttcctatactagacgtgacgtcccatggtatggaataccccgttggccactttgggtcagctgccttggctgtgtcctgtgccaacttcttgtgcccctccagctttctcgctggctgggcatgagaagctgaaaaatccttgacttgagactaaacactacttagcaacaactgaaaacatcagtgttatcaacattcttctcatactgaactcagaacatagcactgtaccagctactaggaagacaatcaactgtatcccagctgaaaccaggataacAGCACTTACTGTAATAAATATCAAATGAAATTGAAATCTGTTGAatttaatgctttctttctaACTGTTTTGAGCCACTGGAGGCTGTGATCCTGTAGTCTGGGAACTGCTCATTTTGTCAAACACCTTACAGATAATAATTTGAACGAGTTTTCTTACTATAGATAGGCTGCTGTAGGTTTAGAACTGTAATCTAAGATTGAATTATTACATGTGCCGTTCCCAatcctcattttctgttttctaactCTAAACATATAGATGTGTATTCTGGCCTGCAAAgtcaatttttctttagaatttgcCACCAAAACTAATGGTACGTGTTTATAGGAAtcctgtttgcttgcttgcttactGTCATCTTGCAAAAGCCATGCAAGTCTTTTACCAACATTCACTTGTTTGAAGGAAAATCCaggttgaaataaaaatggactATTGACAGTTAAAGGCTTCAAAGAGGGTATTGTGTGTCTTAAATccaaatataatttgttttttctcttcaaaatgtttcatttgatgGTCTGGAAAATACCCTTCTCTCTCTTAAACAGTATTTGAGAATGTCTTCTGCATTGTTAGAGTgaatgtgcaattttttttccctttgacatTTAAATGTTCTTAACACAGCATTCATGCATACCCAAAatgagcaagaaaagcaaagtgaaatttttttttaatacgaCAAGCTAGTCTAATAAAATTGACAAATCCAAAATTTGGTTATAAACTGTTTTAATtctaatgaaaacacaaaaatgtcagTAATTAGAATCACCAGCACGTTTTTACAGCCtttgtagaaaataaatacttctgtatCACTTGTCTGAAACCAAGTTTTCAAATAGGGTTTTTAGTCATATTGCAATAGTCGTTAGTTAGTACTGTCAActtaagtattttgtttcaaaaacttGACATGTGCACATTAAGAATGATGTAGAGAATTTGAAAAGATCTTTGGAAGGAATTTCCAGTTGCTAATGACTGAATGTGAGTGATACATACTATCAGTTATTGTTGGATTCATAATGGCTTACTGTAGGTTTTGGCTTTTCTGCATTTGGGGAATGCAGTCAAAACTGTAAAAGGCTTTGTTATGTCTGTATATCTATTAAagattttgattattttaaattttttagttGGCAGTTATTGCTGGCAGCTGttgaaaactaagaaaattaaagttttaatgTTGGATAGGTCATTAGACATTGTGACCAAGATGTGTGAGTTTCCTGCAGACTGGTAACTATGAACTATCCACTGAAACGTAACACATTTCTTGGtacttccaaaacaaacaatcaTGTCTTAAAATTCACTCTTCATCTGCCTTGCTGGTACGTTGCTCTTCTCTGTACTGCTCCCTATGTGAAAGaactttttctcttaaaagaggtgtttgttcttttaactAAGATAGATACATGTGCCAGATGTTCTGGATTTGAGGTGGCTTCTTGTCAGCTAAGCTTATTACTATGCAGGTTGTTGATCAGACATGAAAATGCCATGAGGCAGAAAATTCCCTACCTTTCAAGATAACTTGCATATTGCTGCATTTCCAGAAAGATGCTTTTCATCATGAAGCTAATTTTTCAGCCAACTATTTGCAGCATTCATTTTTAGGTTTGTGCACACATTAATTCCTAGGATGTgtgcacagatttattttaatttacatcaTCCTTGTGGAAcaagacttcaaaaaaaaaaagtctcaaggCTAGGAAACTAAAGCTAATGATCACGTTTTATTCACAAAACATACTTTAGTGTATGTTGAAAGACTTGAAATGCACTTTGGCTCTGCCTTGCAGTTGGCTAAATGTagttgttacattttttttttgtatgggaACAGAACTCACTAGGTGGCGATATAGTATAGTTATAAACAGCATTATTAAAACACAAACGAAGTGTGGTTAAAGAGGTTAGTGATAATTCAGTCACTTCCAGTTTGGGGACATCACAGTTAAATCATGTGGGTGtcagatttttgtttcctctgtaaCTTGTGTGTTAATTCAATAAGGTTCTTGTTAGAGAGCTGCAAAAAGTTACGTTTCTGAATAGTTGTTTGTttcattatataaaaaaaaggggggggggggaatgctcTGCTCAGAGGCACCTTCATTTTTTGAGGTTGTGTATTGTTCCTCACAGTTAAATAATAGCAAAGTGATTACTCAAGATTGTAACAGTGTCACTTCTcacacatgaaaaatgaaaataatgtatgtGCTGTGCTTGGTGTCATGAACTAAGTGATGTGCACTAGTATTTCAGAGATCCTAGAAGACCTGATGAaaggatcaaaaaaaaaattgctttgtaaattttaatagcttttaagTTCAGCATTAACCGTTTGTTAAATTCTTACggttgtgggtttgtttttgtttagttggtttttttaagttactgttGCATGAATTAATTCTCGAAAGTACACTGTGCTCCtttgaaaaactattttcatgATTCTGAGTTTGTGAAAGGCCATTGTATTGATTCTCAAAGACTAGACAAGCAGGGGCTAGAACACCCAGTGAGTGTGTGCTCGGGCTGCGGGCGGGTCTGAAGGCACAGGCTTCTCAAGCGCAGACCCTTATGTGTATCGCTTTAGTGAGCTGCTATTGTGAGAGTGAGTGGGGAGGAAGGTTGTAATTAGGTATCCATGTAGGCTGAACCCGCCATTTTACTAAGCTCTGCTGGAGTAGGTCCTTGTAAGGGAGATggcaggaggctgggagagcaTGAAATGGCAGCCGACTAGCAGTAATCCGGCCATATGCACCCTACAGGAAGCCACTGTTTTGCACAGCTTCTGAATCCGCCCGTCCCCTCTGGGTCAGAGATGGCGGTAGGAAAGatgcagttttcagaaaaagctgttttgtcttttaGTTTATCTTTCTGATGGGTAGAAGACAAAGTCTAGGGAAAATGTTAGTGGTTAGCACCGTGCTGTCTTAAGAAGGAATTGCGTGTCACGTTACTCTGGCACCCCAGCGCAGTCCTGTAACACTGCCGGCAAACAGGCCAGGGGACAGAGATGAGCCATTCGCCACAGTGGGGCACTAGTAACCAGTCTAAATAAAACAAgttcagggtttgtttttatgatggaaaataatgtgttttgtACATAGCCATCCATAGTTACCAGTAGGTTGCAGGTTTCACGTCCCTGTTCCTTGTCTCTCCTGCAGGCAATGGAGCATGCAAACGGTATGGAGCTGGATGGCAGGAGGATTCGGGTGGATTATTCAATCACCAAGAGAGCACATACACCCACCCCAGGCATCTACATGGGCAGGCCAACACAGTAAGGATTCATTCATTTCCTGTAATGGGACTCAAATGGATTTAAACTGGATGTTTGGAGTCTGGTTGAAGAAATAGAGCTACAGATACCTTTTTGAAATTTTAGAGTTATGCCAATTGTATTTTATCACAAAGTTGCTAATATAAAGAATGTGTTACTGTGGTTCACATATACTATTAAATCCTTCTGTAGTGTATtgtatctttattaaaaaatactgaaggagttatttttaaaaaacacatacCCAGCACGGTCGGTTAATGTACGCTTAGCTTACTGAAGTACTAAGGGTGCTCATTTACCTTTGATTTTGATAGGAATTAAGCTCAAATCCCTGGTgggttttctggggtttttgaaggtgtttttctttaaatgtttcattgttagatttttttcatggcatAGTCTTTAAGTGTCTGATTTAcaagaacacttaaaaaaagcttttaaataattaaatcaaGATGAAGAGTAGAtatctgaagtaattttttttgctttttccccaatAGCAGTGGAGGAGGTGGTGGCGGTGGAGCAGGTCGTCGCCGTGACTCATATTATGATAGGGGGTATGACAGAGGATATGACAGATATGAAGAATATGACTACAGATACAGGTacctaatttttattttatttctgtaggaaCAGTGGACTtactggaaaaactgaaaagttaGGTGGCAAAAATGTTACTCAGTTTGCCACAAGATTCTGCATACATGCTTGCTATGTGTTAAAGCCTCACTACATTAGGTTTTGTGGGATAAAAGTAGTCGTAATCTTCAGTGTTAATGTAATTCGGTTATACAGTAAACAGTTGGGCAAGGGGTTAATGTTGCTACCTGAAGGAGGTAGAGTATGTGCCCTATGAATCTAGTGGACAGATAGAAAAGGAACTCATTTTTCCATGCTGTATATAGAACGAAGGACAGCTGATACACAGTGCTGATTAAAAAGGGGTTATTTGTAGATGGGATTTTTAATGCTTGACATTTCATAACCATCTCACTGTTTTGAAAGTTATCTAGTTTCAGAGAATGTTGTTCAACAAGAATTGTAGGCATCTGGAAAAGCACTTAATGTGTTTGAAAGGCTAGTGAGAGTTTATTAAATTCTTTGTCTGGGAATATCTTGCAGTTTTAAACACATCAAATagagaaatataaaagcatttgtTAAAACTGTAAGCCACAGCCAAATAAAGCTGAAATCATTCATGCAGGCCAAGTCTTTCAGTGCTAAGGAAATAGTTCTGTTCTGTAGAAGTGATGTGAATAAGGCTTCTTTCATAATGGATGttgttgggtttcttttttaatttcctttaaaggaGACGATCACCATCGCCTTATTATAGTCGATACCGATCACGATCAAGATCCCGTTCCTATAGTCCAAGTAAGTAAATACAAGTGAATAAATAGAATCTGGCTGGCTTAAACCATGTTGTTCCTAGTATTAATCGATCAATAGAAATTCTGaatgtgaaagcaaaaaagctgGAAACATTAAAGCTGAGATGTGTGTACAATTAGTTTATAGTAattgtgttgtctttttttttttttttttcttcccccccagGGCGCTACTGAAGATCAGAAGAGTTACAGTTGAGGAcgtgatttttaaatacaaagctCAGATCTTAGCTTCCCTActgctctccctcccaccctcccttcCTTGTCCTCCATCCAGCTCTTTTACAAATCTTTGGTTCATTTAGaatatacatattttcagtTGAAGTATTCCTGTTTTCCATCCCTCCTTATTCTAATACTCTTAAATATTGTAATTGTTGTAGTTTTTGTGTAGTAAAACATcttaagcaaaatgaaatagagAACCCAAAGTGCTGATACATTTTGGAAGTCAttcctattttgttttttaaacaattggACTCCTGACTAATCAGAAGAGAGcgttgttatttttaaagcttgcaTGTCATATGTAGTATACACACTCAAGATACTTTGATATAAGCCTGCATTTCCAAGTAACTCGTTAatctttctgttaaaatgtttaCCTATTACTTTGATAAACAAGTAATGACTTTGAGCCTTTTCTGTAATGACAAATTTACTTAGATAGTCATGAaccagaggatttttttttttttttggtcaggtAGTTGCTTTGAGTGTAGACTATTTGAGCTAGAGCAAAATTTGGGTTTTGACTGGGAAAAGAGATCCTTGTACACTCAGTTAAGGCTGTGTTTTATAGATAAAGTTTCTGGATTGCTACACAGTGGATAACATTTGAagttaaaattgtaaaaatCCTGGGGTTTTTATTGTACTTGTTTGAATATTTCCCCTTAATCGGtgcaggaataaaaatatttattgaacaTAGCAATTAGTTATATAATttgctgttcatttaaaaaaaaaaaaaacccacaacaaaacccaccaactTTTTGGTATTGCAATAATGATTAAGCAAGTTTTGTTTCCAGTCCTTTTTGGAGTTTTGAAAGTATGGATGGAAAAACCTACAACTACATGtaaaccttttttcccctcaataaAAGTTGATTCCACTGAGATGTGGTTTCTTGtcttttgttctgcattttgtgtCACCTTGGAATATAGGTTAAACAAGACTTGGTATTGCTGTATGTATAATAAAGTCAGCATCGATCTGTCTTCTCAGGAGCCTTGTCTTCCCTGAGAATCAGCATGTGGTTATGTGGGATGGCTGAGCAGAGTGGGTAACCCAGCTTTCTCTTGTGCCATCTTTGGCACTTGCTGGAGTCGTGGTGAGGTGGTTTAAGGAGAGAAACACTATtgactttgttttgatttctggcAAGTTTTGCCCTCTGAAATAACTTGCCATGTGGCTGGTTGAATGTTGATGTTGGCACAGCAAAAGGAATAGGACTACAAAGCCctcacagcaaaaataatttcatcctGATTGTCAGAGAATGCCAGCAAAAGAGTTTGTCATAATTTTAAGAGGGTAAGCAtgtgaaatgtaattttgttaACTATTTCTGAATGTCAGTGCCAGGAACTATTAACAAGTAATTAAAAGAAACGCTAACACACACCcagctattttaaaagcttgataCAATATACCAGGAGAAATTGGTGACAAGTTCTAACTTACTGGTTATTGCTCAATACTTTTTATCCATTATGTTTTATCCATAAATTGCAGTTGAAAActctttgtaaaatgaaagcaaagggtctgaaatactgaagttaAATAACCTTCCAACTCtgattttactgtatttattgGTGATCCAGACAAATTAGGAAATGTTAAGAAAATTGTTCTGTGTAAACCAAAGTGTCAAAGTCTCAACATGGAGAACtgttggtatttttaattttggttttgttctttcaaaacTAAGGAGACTAGTTTGCAGAAGTAGTAAGGCAACTGGATGCAAAAGCATGGGAAAtagctgcagggctggttggGGGAGGCATTCAGGCTCAGGGAATTATAATAATAGGAAACAAGAGAGGTGGCTACTTCTTGCCAGGTTATGGTGTTTGTGGCCTGTAATTGTCAAGGGTTGAGAAGTTGTATTAGTCAGCTAGGGAGCAGTTCAACAAACGTGTTGCCTGGAAGCTAAAGCCAGAAAGGAGTGTCTCAGTCTTTTGCTTGGAGACTGTTTCTTCCAACAGTTAAACCTAACAGCCTAACAATCCTATTTGTCACGAGTCCATATAAAGTTGTAAGTGGCAACGGTGTTGTATTATGTGGTGATTTTGCGCTTCATGTTGACTGATGTGGTACAGTCCATTTGAAGAACAGGTGAAAGTGGTAGTTCTTACAGTATTGGACATACTTATACATGTATGTAATGTATGAATAACTGTTAGCCTTAAATGACCATTTCTAAAACTATCAATCCTGAAATGGGAAGGATAATTTGTAGCTGTTTCctcatttgtgtatttttattattattactttaacTGAGATCAGTTGCAGAGATCTCTGTGTTAGCAGTTTTCTTTAACTTCCGTGGCTTGCATTCTCCCCCAGGATAGGAGCCTTGTCTCTGCTTT of Aquila chrysaetos chrysaetos chromosome 3, bAquChr1.4, whole genome shotgun sequence contains these proteins:
- the TRA2A gene encoding transformer-2 protein homolog alpha isoform X2; this encodes MSNRRRHTGSRANPDPNTCLGVFGLSLYTTERDLREVFSRYGPLTGVNVVYDQRTGRSRGFAFVYFERIDDSKEAMEHANGMELDGRRIRVDYSITKRAHTPTPGIYMGRPTHSGGGGGGGAGRRRDSYYDRGYDRGYDRYEEYDYRYRRRSPSPYYSRYRSRSRSRSYSPRRY